In Methanosphaera sp. ISO3-F5, a genomic segment contains:
- a CDS encoding 4Fe-4S dicluster domain-containing protein, with amino-acid sequence MSCLEHVKDNIKTVHEFRKLDNNQKEMIEQVKKILLRTNSIPCTYCDYCTVRCPQEIPIPKYFSVYNNKMQCNANQLLHTIYYDNYARKYARASACISCYECEKVCPQKIDIVDNLEKIAELLEK; translated from the coding sequence ATGTCATGCCTAGAACACGTTAAAGACAATATAAAAACAGTACATGAATTCAGAAAATTAGATAACAATCAAAAAGAAATGATTGAACAAGTGAAGAAGATCCTGCTTAGAACTAATAGTATACCATGCACGTACTGTGATTACTGTACTGTTAGATGCCCACAGGAAATACCTATTCCAAAATATTTCTCGGTTTATAATAATAAGATGCAATGCAATGCTAATCAATTGTTACACACTATTTATTATGATAATTATGCACGAAAATATGCGAGAGCATCTGCCTGCATATCCTGTTATGAATGTGAAAAAGTTTGTCCACAGAAAATAGATATAGTGGATAATCTAGAAAAAATAGCAGAACTACTAGAAAAATAA
- a CDS encoding aldo/keto reductase, whose product MKIADKMPVYNMTHSADEIFRTQLKRCGVNYFDYYLVHNPSGKLYDGICREYGVFEKLQKYRDEGKIGKLGISFHDTPEVLERIISEHSELDFIQLQVNYLDWNSPSIQSGKCYKVARKYGLPMKVMEPVKGGNLVHLPRDAEKIFREYSDDTNAS is encoded by the coding sequence GTGAAAATAGCTGATAAAATGCCAGTATACAATATGACACACAGTGCAGATGAAATATTCAGAACACAACTAAAAAGGTGTGGTGTAAACTACTTTGACTACTACCTCGTACACAACCCATCAGGAAAACTCTACGATGGCATATGCAGGGAATACGGGGTGTTTGAAAAGCTTCAAAAGTACAGAGATGAAGGAAAAATAGGAAAATTAGGCATCTCTTTTCATGACACACCCGAAGTATTAGAACGGATAATAAGCGAACATTCTGAATTAGATTTCATTCAATTACAGGTAAACTATCTTGACTGGAATAGTCCATCAATACAATCAGGTAAATGTTATAAGGTAGCACGAAAGTATGGTCTACCCATGAAGGTAATGGAACCCGTGAAGGGAGGAAACCTTGTACACTTACCCAGGGATGCTGAGAAAATATTCCGGGAATACTCTGATGATACAAATGCCTCCTGA
- a CDS encoding aldo/keto reductase → MRLPTINGSINHEEVNRMVDYFIEHGGNYFDTGYFYHNGQSEETIKKIRDRKISQGRSENS, encoded by the coding sequence ATGAGGCTGCCAACAATAAATGGTAGTATAAACCATGAAGAAGTTAATAGAATGGTGGACTACTTCATAGAACATGGCGGCAACTACTTTGATACAGGATACTTTTATCATAACGGACAGAGCGAAGAAACAATAAAAAAAATCCGTGATAGAAAGATATCCCAGGGAAGAAGTGAAAATAGCTGA
- a CDS encoding ion channel — translation MINKEDLENVNRETMSELKSVILLILTLIDLIFIFLSTIYSFSFKVDNIFADYDFLVCLLLFIDLSYDFYTSNKSFKEYFIKDKQIISLLSLLPFDILFRYFSVFRLFRFLRIIKIVRVWHVLKDLDSLYYFIKHHMLKLLLILLLIYVALSSVLLIVFDTAIDNLQEALWFIVVTISSVGYGDIVPVNPISKSLAVLTILIGTVSVAIFTAYLSAMYNQKPEMERKDAFIEYFNKLDETNKALNEKVSDLDDKVSVMEEENKLLKDKLDEMTDKLDAISDKL, via the coding sequence ATGATTAATAAAGAAGATCTGGAAAATGTTAATCGGGAAACAATGTCCGAGTTAAAAAGTGTTATTCTCTTAATTTTAACATTAATTGACTTAATATTCATTTTTCTTTCAACTATTTATTCATTTAGTTTTAAGGTAGATAATATTTTTGCTGATTATGATTTTCTTGTTTGTTTATTGTTATTTATTGATTTATCCTATGATTTCTATACTAGTAATAAGAGTTTCAAGGAATATTTTATTAAGGATAAGCAAATTATCTCCTTATTGTCTTTGCTGCCATTTGATATTCTGTTCAGGTATTTCAGTGTCTTCCGTTTGTTCAGGTTCCTGAGAATTATTAAAATTGTGCGTGTATGGCATGTTTTAAAGGATCTTGATTCATTATATTACTTTATTAAGCATCATATGCTGAAGTTACTCCTGATATTGCTCTTAATTTATGTGGCTTTGTCTTCGGTACTGTTAATTGTATTTGACACTGCTATTGATAACCTGCAGGAAGCATTATGGTTTATTGTTGTAACCATATCATCGGTAGGTTATGGTGATATTGTACCTGTTAACCCGATTAGTAAATCATTAGCGGTTTTAACCATTCTTATCGGAACGGTATCGGTTGCAATTTTCACAGCATACCTGTCTGCAATGTATAATCAGAAGCCTGAAATGGAAAGAAAGGATGCTTTTATAGAATATTTTAATAAGCTTGATGAGACTAATAAGGCATTGAATGAAAAGGTTTCTGATTTGGATGATAAGGTTTCTGTTATGGAAGAGGAGAATAAGCTTTTGAAGGATAAGCTTGATGAGATGACTGACAAATTAGATGCCATATCAGATAAGTTATAA
- a CDS encoding AarF/ABC1/UbiB kinase family protein, producing the protein MEELDSSALRLTMEELGPAFIKLGQILCTRPDLVGVEMAEDLKKLRDNTPTTPFTEMKKVIETTLGKPLEEIYSEFDETPLGSASIGQVYKATLKTTGEKVAVKVQKPGVYDIVAADVKIMEEIAITSDKYITSVKTYNLPAIVKEFERSIFKELDYMEEVMNMQKVTHNFENEDYIKIPKVYTDYCSDKVITMELIDGIEVTELFDKQIKGIDNKTIANYGVRSYFKQVILDGFFHADPHPGNMFITKDAKVCYIDFGMMGILSDDFRRDLARLILLLLDGNTNNLIKQLIHMKVITPEHDTEELRMDIQDLLGRYMGAELNQMNGILEKLMNTMIKHNVILPREFVMIGRGLALIEDTGSKLDPEFNAAEEVQNLAYMIVAQRFEPKNIAAGSLNYVMDIENLLKDLPDRINSTLNKVEKGEIEVNLNHTGLDTFKNQISVSLILSALIIGSSLAILADKGPKIYEISALGFIGFVISAVLGLYVVMGIIKKT; encoded by the coding sequence ATGGAAGAACTAGACTCATCCGCACTAAGACTAACAATGGAAGAACTAGGACCAGCATTCATAAAACTAGGCCAAATACTATGCACACGACCAGACCTAGTAGGCGTCGAAATGGCAGAAGACCTGAAAAAACTAAGAGACAACACTCCAACCACACCATTCACCGAGATGAAAAAAGTAATAGAAACAACACTAGGAAAACCACTAGAAGAAATCTACTCAGAATTCGATGAAACACCACTAGGATCAGCATCCATCGGCCAAGTATACAAAGCAACACTCAAAACAACAGGAGAAAAAGTAGCAGTAAAAGTCCAAAAACCAGGAGTATACGACATAGTAGCCGCTGACGTAAAAATAATGGAAGAAATAGCAATAACATCAGACAAATACATAACAAGCGTAAAAACATACAACCTACCCGCAATAGTAAAAGAATTCGAAAGATCAATATTCAAAGAATTAGACTACATGGAAGAAGTTATGAACATGCAAAAAGTAACACATAACTTCGAAAACGAAGACTACATAAAAATACCAAAAGTATACACAGACTACTGCTCAGACAAAGTAATAACCATGGAACTCATCGACGGAATAGAAGTAACCGAACTCTTCGACAAACAAATCAAAGGAATAGACAACAAAACCATAGCAAACTATGGAGTACGATCCTACTTCAAACAAGTAATACTAGACGGATTCTTCCACGCAGACCCACACCCAGGAAACATGTTCATCACAAAAGACGCAAAAGTATGCTACATAGACTTCGGAATGATGGGAATACTAAGCGACGATTTCCGAAGAGACCTCGCACGACTAATACTACTACTACTCGACGGAAACACAAACAACCTAATCAAACAACTAATACACATGAAAGTAATCACACCAGAACACGACACAGAAGAACTAAGAATGGACATACAAGACCTCCTCGGACGGTACATGGGAGCAGAACTAAACCAGATGAATGGAATACTAGAAAAACTAATGAACACCATGATAAAACACAACGTAATACTCCCAAGAGAATTTGTGATGATAGGAAGAGGACTAGCACTCATAGAAGACACAGGAAGTAAACTAGACCCAGAATTCAACGCAGCCGAGGAAGTGCAGAACCTGGCATACATGATAGTAGCCCAGAGATTTGAGCCCAAAAACATAGCAGCAGGCAGCCTAAACTATGTAATGGATATAGAAAACCTTCTAAAAGACCTGCCAGACAGGATAAACAGCACACTAAACAAGGTAGAAAAAGGAGAAATAGAAGTAAACCTCAACCACACAGGCCTAGACACATTCAAAAACCAAATATCAGTATCATTAATACTATCAGCACTAATAATAGGATCCTCACTAGCAATACTAGCAGACAAAGGACCAAAAATCTATGAAATATCAGCACTAGGATTCATTGGATTCGTAATAAGCGCAGTCCTAGGACTATACGTGGTAATGGGAATAATAAAGAAAACATAA
- the ltrA gene encoding group II intron reverse transcriptase/maturase — MSKTDNINDISQSVSLYASKLECEWKEIPWHKIERSIFDLQQRIFSAEINKEYNKARNLQRILLNKDSTLLYSIRRVTQINGGKRTPGIDGMIILSDAERMALYYKLKERSVFLHKASPVRRVYIDKKNGKKRPLGIPTIIDRIYQMVVKLALEPRVEAWFEPCSYGFRPLRGVEHAIAKIHTSTKGHIRKWIFEGDFKSCFDTLNHDFIIKQLGNFPAKEVIKSWLEAGYLYNGCINITSTGTPQGGIISPVLANVALHGMEDALNIEYKQHTDKIGNINYHNTSKYIMIRYADDFVVICKTKEDAENIYGLLEPYLSERGLTLAEDKTRITHIDDGFDFLGFNIRNYHTQNHEKVLIKPSKKSISECKAKIRDVFVNNRGKSISKLIEKVNQIILGTAYYWRQSVAKKTFGQIDEYVWNLTKQYLVRQHPMKSWSWIRNKYLQKDIDPHYGYSYILTDPEDPKLQIIKMKNIHIRYGKQIKHDCSPYNKEYSDYIYNRWKMSPFECLYSKRH, encoded by the coding sequence ATGAGTAAAACTGATAATATCAATGATATTAGCCAGTCCGTGAGTTTATATGCTTCTAAATTAGAATGTGAATGGAAAGAAATCCCATGGCATAAAATTGAAAGAAGCATATTTGATTTGCAACAACGGATATTTAGTGCCGAAATCAACAAAGAATATAATAAAGCCAGAAATTTGCAACGAATTCTTTTAAACAAGGATTCAACTCTCTTGTATAGTATCAGGAGGGTTACACAAATTAATGGTGGTAAGCGTACTCCTGGCATAGATGGTATGATTATACTATCAGATGCTGAGCGTATGGCTTTGTATTACAAACTTAAAGAGCGTAGCGTTTTCTTACACAAGGCTTCTCCGGTTAGGAGAGTTTATATTGATAAGAAAAATGGTAAGAAGCGACCATTAGGTATTCCTACAATTATTGATAGGATTTATCAGATGGTTGTTAAATTAGCTTTAGAACCTCGTGTTGAAGCTTGGTTTGAACCATGTTCATATGGATTCAGACCCTTAAGAGGTGTTGAACATGCAATAGCTAAAATACACACATCAACTAAGGGTCATATTAGAAAATGGATCTTTGAAGGTGACTTTAAATCATGCTTTGACACACTCAACCACGACTTTATAATAAAACAGCTGGGAAATTTCCCTGCTAAAGAAGTTATCAAATCATGGTTAGAAGCAGGATATCTATATAACGGCTGTATCAACATAACCAGTACGGGAACACCACAAGGAGGAATTATTTCCCCAGTATTGGCAAATGTAGCCCTACATGGTATGGAAGATGCCCTAAATATAGAATATAAACAACATACTGACAAGATAGGAAACATAAATTATCATAACACATCCAAGTATATTATGATTAGATATGCAGATGATTTTGTAGTAATTTGTAAAACAAAGGAAGATGCAGAAAATATTTATGGTTTACTAGAACCTTACTTGTCAGAAAGGGGTTTAACTCTTGCAGAGGATAAAACACGGATAACACACATTGATGATGGATTCGATTTTCTCGGATTCAATATAAGAAACTATCACACACAAAACCATGAAAAAGTTCTTATTAAACCATCAAAGAAAAGTATATCCGAGTGTAAAGCTAAAATACGAGATGTGTTTGTAAATAATCGAGGTAAAAGTATTTCAAAACTCATCGAAAAAGTCAATCAAATTATCTTGGGAACAGCCTACTATTGGAGACAATCAGTAGCCAAAAAGACATTTGGTCAAATTGACGAATACGTTTGGAATTTAACTAAACAATATTTAGTTAGACAACATCCGATGAAGTCATGGTCTTGGATTAGAAATAAGTACCTTCAGAAGGACATAGACCCACACTACGGGTATAGTTATATACTTACTGACCCCGAAGACCCGAAATTACAAATTATCAAGATGAAAAACATACACATAAGATATGGTAAACAAATCAAACATGATTGTAGCCCATATAATAAAGAATACTCAGATTACATCTATAACAGATGGAAAATGAGTCCATTCGAATGTCTATACTCTAAAAGACATTAA
- a CDS encoding FAD-binding protein, protein MNKKDVIVIGAGVSGLTCSVKLAEYGNHVKLFSPSPPERSQSVMAMGGINAALDNKGQDDSPSQHYTDTIKGGHKINNHKAVKKLTNNAPKIIEWLSQIGTSFTRDENNNIDQRYFGGQKKKRTVYAGTRTGKQIITAINTRLRKYEHEHHIEHYAGWRFLSLILNKENECKGVILINELTDEIKSFTSDNVVIATGGMNKIFGKISGSQQNDGGTTARLFLQQIKLANLEMIQYHPTTIKTPVKNMLITEAARAEGGRLYTIKNNQKWYFMEEWYPEQGALMPRDVVTQSIYKVCNQYNMGIDGENKVYLDISFLPEETVKTKLEEIYEICTKYLNMDPTKEPIPVYPCIHYFMGGILTDENHKTSIKNLYAIGECSTQYHGANRLGGNSLLGAIHGGITAAKEINKKTPTATEDNLPIEKQLEKEQTQYNKWKQNQSPNNTSSYKIEEELVHIMNNAMSIYREEITLKKAIQQLKQLEKEEIYSHNSYYEYVLIKSLIPLAKAFLKSAIERKESRGAHQRIDYPEKDEKYQKTTVIQQNNNQYNITFNKTDEQMRW, encoded by the coding sequence ATGAATAAAAAGGATGTTATAGTAATAGGAGCAGGAGTATCCGGTCTAACATGTAGTGTAAAGCTGGCAGAATACGGAAATCATGTAAAACTATTTTCACCATCACCACCAGAAAGATCACAATCCGTAATGGCAATGGGTGGAATAAATGCAGCACTAGACAACAAGGGACAGGATGACTCACCAAGCCAACATTACACAGATACAATAAAAGGTGGACATAAAATAAACAATCATAAGGCAGTAAAAAAATTAACCAATAATGCTCCAAAGATAATAGAATGGCTAAGTCAAATCGGAACAAGCTTTACACGAGACGAAAATAATAATATAGACCAAAGATACTTCGGAGGACAAAAAAAGAAAAGAACAGTATATGCAGGAACACGAACAGGAAAACAGATAATAACAGCCATCAATACAAGGCTAAGAAAATATGAACACGAACACCACATAGAACATTATGCCGGATGGAGATTCCTATCATTAATACTAAATAAAGAAAATGAATGCAAGGGCGTAATATTAATCAACGAATTAACAGATGAAATAAAATCATTCACATCCGATAACGTGGTAATAGCAACAGGCGGAATGAACAAGATTTTTGGAAAAATCTCCGGATCACAACAGAATGATGGTGGCACAACAGCAAGACTATTCCTGCAACAAATAAAACTAGCAAACCTTGAAATGATACAATACCATCCAACCACAATAAAAACACCTGTAAAAAACATGCTGATAACAGAAGCCGCAAGAGCAGAAGGAGGCAGACTATACACAATAAAAAACAATCAGAAATGGTACTTCATGGAAGAATGGTACCCCGAACAAGGAGCACTCATGCCAAGAGATGTGGTAACACAAAGCATATACAAAGTATGCAACCAATATAACATGGGAATAGATGGCGAAAACAAGGTATACTTAGACATCTCATTCTTACCCGAAGAAACAGTAAAGACAAAACTAGAGGAAATATATGAAATATGTACAAAATACCTGAACATGGATCCGACAAAAGAACCAATACCAGTCTATCCATGCATACATTACTTCATGGGGGGCATATTAACAGACGAAAACCATAAAACAAGCATCAAAAACTTATATGCAATAGGAGAATGCTCCACACAATACCACGGAGCAAACAGACTAGGAGGAAACTCACTACTAGGAGCAATACACGGAGGAATAACAGCAGCCAAGGAAATAAACAAGAAAACACCAACAGCTACCGAAGACAACCTACCCATAGAAAAACAACTAGAAAAAGAACAAACACAATACAACAAATGGAAACAGAACCAATCACCAAATAACACATCATCCTATAAAATAGAAGAAGAACTAGTCCATATAATGAATAATGCCATGAGCATATACAGAGAAGAAATAACACTAAAAAAAGCAATACAACAACTAAAACAACTGGAAAAAGAGGAAATATACTCCCACAATAGCTACTACGAATATGTTTTAATAAAATCATTAATACCATTAGCCAAAGCATTCCTCAAATCAGCAATAGAAAGAAAAGAAAGTAGAGGAGCACACCAAAGAATAGACTACCCAGAAAAAGATGAAAAATACCAGAAAACAACAGTAATACAACAAAACAACAACCAATACAATATAACATTCAACAAAACAGACGAACAAATGAGATGGTAA
- a CDS encoding succinate dehydrogenase/fumarate reductase iron-sulfur subunit, which produces MQTLKVIIKTQENGKEKIKEYEYKEELHITVTTLLEKINHTYDTKIHYSSSCQQGICGSCTMLINGWPKLACKTFIDELIMTKHFQKITIEPLTKFPIIKDLIVDRNIIHKNMKKAQQWLENEAKINPNNIQFEYEVSQCLLCGCCLEVCPNYNGENDFMGIILPVTSSKITSQETNKEKQEKHKQIYKKHFQKHCVKALVCEDICPMKIPTQKAITKMNNLLDNYKSIKKQEK; this is translated from the coding sequence ATGCAAACATTAAAAGTAATAATAAAAACACAAGAAAACGGAAAAGAGAAAATTAAGGAATATGAATACAAAGAAGAACTCCACATCACAGTAACAACACTACTAGAAAAAATAAACCACACCTATGATACAAAAATACATTACTCTTCCAGCTGCCAACAAGGAATATGTGGAAGCTGTACAATGCTAATAAACGGATGGCCAAAACTAGCATGCAAAACATTCATAGATGAACTAATCATGACCAAACATTTCCAAAAAATAACAATAGAACCACTAACAAAATTCCCAATAATCAAAGATCTGATAGTAGACAGAAACATAATACATAAAAACATGAAAAAAGCACAACAATGGCTAGAAAACGAAGCAAAAATCAATCCAAACAACATACAATTCGAATACGAAGTCTCACAATGCCTACTATGCGGGTGCTGCCTAGAAGTATGCCCCAACTACAACGGAGAAAACGACTTTATGGGAATAATCCTACCAGTAACATCATCAAAAATCACATCCCAAGAAACAAACAAAGAAAAACAAGAAAAACACAAACAAATATACAAAAAACATTTCCAAAAACACTGCGTAAAAGCACTAGTCTGTGAAGACATATGCCCCATGAAAATACCAACACAAAAAGCAATAACAAAAATGAATAACCTACTCGACAATTATAAATCAATTAAAAAACAGGAAAAATAA
- a CDS encoding (deoxy)nucleoside triphosphate pyrophosphohydrolase, which translates to MKEVEVVAAIIQDGDKFLATKRGYGEFKGLWEFPGGKIEENETREEALIREIKEELTCDIKIKKFMLTVEYDYPTFHLIMHCYLCELLSEFTLLEHDDYEWLNRDNILDVEWLEADISVVNYLLTKI; encoded by the coding sequence ATGAAAGAAGTTGAAGTAGTAGCAGCAATAATACAAGACGGAGATAAATTTCTTGCCACGAAGAGAGGATATGGTGAATTCAAGGGATTATGGGAATTTCCCGGTGGAAAAATAGAAGAAAACGAAACAAGAGAAGAAGCACTTATAAGGGAAATAAAAGAAGAATTAACCTGTGACATAAAGATTAAAAAATTCATGTTGACAGTTGAATATGATTATCCAACTTTTCATCTGATAATGCACTGTTATCTTTGTGAATTACTATCAGAATTCACATTACTAGAACATGATGACTATGAATGGTTAAACAGGGACAATATATTGGATGTTGAATGGCTGGAAGCAGACATTAGCGTCGTAAATTACTTACTAACAAAAATATAA
- a CDS encoding DUF3427 domain-containing protein, which produces MCILTTNSLIQNKPEENMRVLNVIKQELEKCDEFLMSVAFITTSGITPLLQVLHDTTAKGKIITTDYNYFTQPNAIKSLMKLENVEVRIFKSEEVAFHTKGYLFNEEGKYNILIGSSNLTANALMKNKEWNVYNTYSPDDKFTQDLLRTFHEYWTQSQKAEEYIEEYTQLYQENKPKYTVHHQNKVQVFKPNNMQQEFIKNFKQLLQKGEKRGLLISATGTGKTYASAFAIREAKPERLLFLVHREQIAKQALNTYKTVLEEDNFGLLTGNHHDKNAKYIFSTIQTMSKEETYTQFKQTEFDYIVIDEVHRAGAPSYQKIMQYFKPKFYLGMSASPDRTDDFDIYKLFHHNIIYEIRLKKALEENMLCDFHYFGINDPVDANNTSDEHVDKIIENLEYYKHSGNRVKGLIFCNTIENAETYSEKLNQRGYKTVSLSGKNTQEEREQAIQKLITNKENTEQLDYILTVDIFNEGVDIQEINQIVMLRPTESSIIFIQQLGRGLRKSRDKEYVVILDFISNYDNNYLIPVALSDDRTYNKDKMRKFIINIPHTTIGNSTINFDKIAKEKIYKSINDASLEKISFIREKYKTLKNKLNKTPTLNDFYDYDELDPMFIISYIKGKYTSYPELLPKIDKEAEINLAKEQLLYLKFITTKLANGKRPHELTILKTLIENLEYYKEDDINYQHALTVLNKTFYKEKEQKEYQNINFYEEKQNKITINKNFKKHLKNKQFKENLEDLITLGLKQYQDKYQHINNTQDPFKYYQKYSRDDVVRLLNLKSNDSSTMYGYRTKQDINNNLHCPIFVTYNKKETISKTTQYEDKFINKQQFNWMTRSNLKIQSKEVQQIINHSSNGNQFYLFIKKSDDEGNEFYYIGQATPTQPKQTTIQNDKGQHKPIVNFQLQLKQTIRQDIYDYITS; this is translated from the coding sequence GTGTGTATATTGACTACAAACAGTCTCATTCAAAACAAGCCAGAAGAAAATATGAGGGTATTAAACGTAATTAAACAAGAACTGGAAAAATGTGATGAATTCTTGATGAGCGTAGCATTCATCACAACCAGTGGAATCACACCCCTACTACAAGTACTACATGATACAACAGCAAAGGGCAAAATAATAACAACAGACTATAATTACTTCACACAACCCAACGCAATAAAGTCACTAATGAAACTAGAAAACGTGGAAGTAAGAATATTCAAATCAGAAGAAGTAGCATTTCATACAAAAGGGTACCTGTTTAACGAGGAAGGAAAATACAACATACTAATTGGAAGCAGCAACCTAACAGCAAATGCACTGATGAAAAACAAGGAATGGAACGTGTACAACACATATAGCCCAGATGACAAATTTACACAAGACTTACTACGAACATTCCATGAATACTGGACACAATCACAAAAAGCAGAAGAATACATAGAAGAATACACACAACTATACCAGGAAAACAAGCCAAAATACACAGTACACCACCAAAACAAAGTACAAGTATTCAAGCCCAACAACATGCAACAAGAATTCATCAAAAACTTCAAACAATTACTACAAAAAGGAGAAAAACGAGGACTACTCATAAGCGCAACAGGAACAGGAAAAACATACGCATCAGCATTCGCAATACGAGAAGCCAAACCAGAACGACTACTATTTCTAGTACACAGAGAACAAATAGCAAAACAAGCACTAAACACCTACAAAACAGTACTAGAAGAAGACAACTTCGGACTACTCACAGGAAACCACCACGACAAAAACGCCAAATACATATTCAGCACAATACAAACAATGTCCAAAGAAGAAACATACACACAATTCAAACAAACAGAATTCGACTACATAGTAATAGACGAAGTACACCGAGCAGGAGCACCAAGCTACCAGAAAATAATGCAATACTTCAAACCAAAATTCTACCTAGGAATGAGCGCATCACCAGACAGAACAGACGACTTCGACATATACAAACTATTCCACCACAACATCATCTACGAAATACGACTCAAAAAAGCACTAGAAGAAAACATGCTATGCGACTTCCACTACTTCGGAATCAACGACCCAGTAGATGCCAACAACACAAGCGACGAACACGTAGACAAAATAATAGAAAACCTAGAATACTACAAACACTCAGGAAACAGAGTCAAAGGACTAATATTCTGCAACACAATAGAAAACGCAGAAACATACTCAGAGAAACTAAACCAAAGAGGATACAAAACAGTAAGCCTCAGCGGAAAAAACACACAAGAAGAAAGAGAACAAGCCATACAAAAACTAATCACAAACAAAGAAAACACAGAACAACTAGACTACATACTCACAGTAGACATATTCAACGAAGGAGTAGATATACAAGAAATCAACCAAATAGTAATGCTCAGACCAACAGAATCAAGCATAATATTCATACAACAACTAGGAAGAGGCCTGAGAAAATCACGAGACAAAGAATACGTAGTAATCCTAGACTTCATAAGCAACTATGACAACAACTACCTAATACCAGTAGCACTATCCGACGACAGAACATACAACAAAGACAAAATGAGAAAATTCATCATCAACATACCACACACAACAATAGGAAACTCAACAATAAACTTCGACAAAATAGCCAAAGAAAAAATATACAAATCAATCAACGACGCAAGCCTAGAAAAAATATCGTTCATACGAGAAAAATACAAAACACTAAAAAACAAATTAAACAAAACACCAACACTAAACGACTTCTACGACTACGACGAACTAGATCCAATGTTCATCATATCATACATCAAAGGAAAATACACATCATACCCGGAACTACTACCAAAAATAGACAAAGAAGCAGAAATAAACCTAGCAAAAGAACAATTACTATACCTAAAATTCATAACAACAAAACTAGCAAATGGAAAAAGACCACACGAACTAACAATACTAAAAACACTAATAGAAAACCTAGAATATTATAAGGAAGATGATATAAATTACCAACATGCACTAACAGTACTCAACAAAACATTCTACAAAGAAAAAGAACAAAAAGAATACCAAAACATCAATTTCTACGAAGAAAAACAAAACAAAATAACCATCAACAAAAACTTCAAAAAACACCTAAAAAACAAACAATTCAAAGAAAACCTAGAAGACCTAATAACACTAGGACTCAAACAATACCAAGACAAATACCAACACATAAACAACACACAAGACCCATTCAAATACTACCAAAAATACTCAAGAGACGACGTAGTAAGACTACTAAACCTCAAAAGCAACGATTCATCAACAATGTACGGATACCGAACAAAACAAGACATAAATAATAATTTACACTGCCCAATATTCGTAACATACAACAAAAAAGAAACAATATCCAAAACAACACAATACGAAGACAAATTCATCAACAAACAACAATTCAACTGGATGACAA